The Elaeis guineensis isolate ETL-2024a chromosome 12, EG11, whole genome shotgun sequence sequence CTTATATGTTCACACCAGAAATTATTCTTTTGAGGTCTTGTAACAAAAACAATCgctttttttttataatagtgGTGAGTGGTGACTGTTGAGATAGCCCTTCTTTCTCAATAGAGTGCTTGACACCATGCAGCATTGGCTGGATTTTCCCTGCCAAAATGGAACCTAGATCCTTACTtctctttttggaacccataccGCACACAACCTCAGAACCCACCCCCCACTCCCCCACTCTTCTTTGTCTATCTCCCTTAGTCCTGCATCCCAAAAGATCCTCAAACTGCAATATGCACGTATGTATGATGTTATTATGTTCCATAGTTGATAATAGTCAAGTTATTTTCTTGAAGTCTAATATAGTTAGAATTCAGATGCAAACAATGAACTATAACTGTAAGCTATGTATATGCAATCACAAGCTAGATATAtctatgaaatgatgcatatacGATATTGATTTGGTATAAATTATAAGTAACTGTATACGATACCATGTTCCTCACATGATTGAAATAACGAACTTCCCATATTATTAGCTAAGAACTTAGGGTCTCTAATTGATAAGGTTGACTTTCATAGAAGGCTTTGGGCATCATTAGGTTATAAGGAAGCAATATTAAAGAGAATGAATTGTGTTGTAAGCTATTTACATCAAGGTTTAACATATTGAACACCATACCACTCTGTAGCAGGCATCTTATATCATACCACACCTGTAGGGAACCAATATGGTACAGGGGATCAATATGATATTGTGTTATACATGGTATGGGTGCTATGCCAACTTATCACCTTTACCATGTGTCAGAGGAGGAGAGAGATAATTCTTGGTTTAGAAACAAAGGAAATGACGTGGTGCTTTCAAATCGAGAACTTTATTCAGCAAAGAAGAGCAAGGGCAAATTCAAAAAATGGATTTGACGAATATGTGAAGTCCATTAGAAAAAGACGTAATTACAAACAACTTACAACAGATTTTCGCAATTTAAAGATAAACCTGAAAAGGTTACTTGACAGACACAGTTCTTTTAAGCCCAAATGCTGCAGGCAGGCattctttccttttcctttttgtaCGAAGTAGACACTTaggttatttttgaaaaatttgttCAGAAAGCTTTGCTACTTTCCTTTGCCTAATACTAGGAGGCATAAACTTCAGCACATTGCCAAGAAGATAGAAATTTAAGCACAAAAAGAACCACTGGAGAATAGTAGGATTATTTAAGTGTCCTGGAACAGCAAAAAATCCCAAAACTTTACGAACCTTGTTTGGTACTTCGTAGGCACACCATTCATGTAACAATTCATGATGGTTAATAACAAATAAGATATGATCCACTGAATTGGAAAGCTGTCCTGTCTCACTCTCCCAGATGTAACTTCAAAACCTCAGAAATGTTTCGCCCAATGACCAAATATACAAACCATGCCTTCCTTTACAATTAACTAAAAAAGCTCCACATATAAAAGAACTAAATTAACTAATAAGCCAAATAACTAATCttcaagaaggaaagaaagaaagaaagaaagaaaaatattaacaAGTTCTTAATGATTTTTTGTGCAATCTATGATGCAATTTGCTGCTGTACTTAAATCTGCAATAATGTTCTTCCTTTTTCCCCCTTTTCTAACATTATAATATATACCCCTAGTGTGCATTCTGGGTAAccataaaaaaatccaaaaagaaagaaaaagaagcagcCAGTTGTTTACCTGCAATTCTTTAGCAGAAAGGTCAAGCTCTCGACGAACGAGAACTTGTCGAATGACAAAAAAGGTCCCAATTCCTAGCAGACCCAATAATATGAGCAAATAAAACAGCTGTATTCCCAACTCAAAGAGCTCCCCAATCTCATAAACTATGTTCATTCTTGCTCCCTCACTTGATTGTGCCACTTGAGCAAAACTCAACCATGATGTTATTCCACACAAAAGTGTGCATAACTGGAATACATGATTTTCAGTTTTCATATCCTTATTAAATTGTGCAAACTTCAAAAGCCCTGTGACAAGACATGAATAACATCAGGATTTTTCCAAGATTacagaaaaaataaagaagagcaCGGCATACAATCACAAGAGAAGTTTAAACTTTAAAGAATGGAAGGTTTAAATCAGGGCTTTTATAAGGCATGGTAATCAGCTGTGGATAGAGTGCTTAATGAACATGGTTGACATTACCAAATAGGTGAATCTTGCTTTCATCAAATATAGCATCCACAACAGTAGGAAAATAGATTTAAGTTGCAAACTACTTCCTATATTTTTCATAGTGACATACTCTATAGTTAGATGAGTCTTGGGTTTAAAATGTGAATACTTCTTTCTGTTCAAATTTAATAACAGCCATTGCTTTCAAAGGCCAAAACTTGAGATCTGAGTAATGTGAATGTTTTGGACAGATTATCATATCCAAGAAGTGCTCTAATGGGATTAGGGGTGTAAATGTTATTTATTTCTTTGTTCTTAAGTGTTTTTCAAGGTTCTGGATTCGTCTAGTCAAATTAATGACTCAGAATTATCCTAAATTACTTAGGATTTCAATTAGCATGGTTGAAGAAACTTTATGAAGTTTTTGTCATTATTTTCTTTCCTCACCTTTTCCCTTCTTCCTTCAATGATGGTTGATTTATTTCCATCTTGACATAAACTTCAGATCCTAACCTCCTTATGGATCCATTTTCTAAATTGACACCACACAAATTAGTCTCAAAATAGCAAGATCCTAGTCAGGATCATGAGTTCAACAATCTCAACAGCATTTGATGGAAAACTGATCACGAAATCAGGTGTTAAAAGCATGAGAAGAATCTTGAGTGCACGGAACATGGTTTCAACAAACtagatggataaattatcaatacAGGAGCCAAGTGGTTAATGATCTTACAGTTGACAAGACATCCCAAACTTAAAAATTGACCTACTTAAATGCAAGGTTTTAAATGTCATGAGACGGAGGTATCCCGGTATCTCCATGTAATAGGATGCCCCGCTGTCCCGTTCCATCTCGATAGCTGTCCTAGTCATGCATCCTGATAGATTCTtccatctctcttcctctttttttttttttaattttttttctttttcttccttcttttctttctttttcttctatctttctttttttcctttttttctttcttttgtcatcccttactttctttctttttttccttttttttcctctttctctttccttcttctttcttttcttcttttttttttcttctcccttctcttctttctttcatttttcttcttcttctttcctttcactttttttcctttcatctttctttctttctttcctctttcttcttctttctttacaTGGATGGGTTTTGGAATTCTGACCCAGTTCCAGTCCCAATTTCTCATAAGAATAGGACAGGACGGCCGAGACACCCCCCAATCTAGCTGCGATGTAAAATCTTACTTAAAAGTGCAAAAAACAAAAACCTATCATAAGATCTAGCCATCATTTATCAATGAAGGTATAAAAATACAACCATTGCAATCAACAATCTTTTCATGATTATGCATAGTTTACCACTCTCCTATCATCTGAGATATGACGGTTCCTCATGATTAATTTTCATTCAACTATCGATCAAGTGGTACATAATTAAAATTGAGAAACTTCGAAGCAACCATCAAAAAGTTCAATCATGAGAAAGTTCAATGCTAGCCTCCACCGTTAGATGCATCCTTTTGATATACTAGATGTATAAAGGGTTAATTGGACTTATTATGGCAAGTTATCATGGTTTTAAACAGCCATGATGGAATTGGAGCataaaggcttttttttttttaactataacTTAAGGGTTAGGATTAGTCTAGATAAATCAATGGTTCAAGATAAGGTTAGGTTTCTTTAACTTTAAGTTGTTATGGCCTACCTATTGAGATTTTTCTCCTTTTATTATTCTCCATTTCCCTCTTTTGGTCTTTAAATTCTTAGAACAATTTCAGCTCAGTAACATGAAAAGTGTTATGTGAAATACCAGATCATTTTCTCAAACATCAATCTAATCCTATGGATAATTTTATGCAttacaatttgaaaaaaatagatataaaccTGAAGTTCAGAATCAAAGTGTAAACCTTTTCATCTTACAAATTTCTACTCCTTTCCTAGAAATAAGCCCTCAGTTATTTTTCAATATATTGGTTTTGGCACTTGTTattagaaaaggaaaagaaatcaaGATTCCCCAAAGTGTGTGAACTCAAAACAGTGTATTATTCTCTATAACCTACAACATATCATTGTTAAAAAAAAAGGGACAGAAAGGGGTAATATGTAATCTAGTGATATGGAAGCCAGACATACTTTCTTGGCTCTTTGAGATTAAGCTCCTTGTTTCTTCTTCCCCATCCAACATCTGCCTTCCTCCGCAGCAAAAAGAAAACATAGAAgacaagaagagaaagaagaaagattaTTAACTTCAAATGCATGCCAATTGTCAACAGATTGAAATGTCACCTGAGCTTCGGTTGTGAAATATTACGAAAGAGAAGGCCAAAACAAAAGAATGATATGATAGAAAGACCTATCAAATTTCTTATGCAATTTGATGGGTTTTGGTCTGACTGCCTGAGTACAAACCATAATCGTCATTGAAACTTTCAAGATCAGATCCAACATATTCCAACCTTAGTTATTGCTATGTTACTAAACTAATCTTCTCCAAATTACCCAAAGGACAAATAAATTGCACATTCAAACACAAGATGAAACAACTAACAGAAAATTGTGATGAGTCTCCACAACAAGGCATGTCGCCGATACAACCTATGCTTTCAAGTCGACACCCTCATGATCATATGCAATCTCGCATACTTAACCTCATCAGGATTTCAAAGTTTCATGCATCATTAATTGCCCTTGTGCCCCATTAAACAATGAAGTTCCATTTTATAGCTTTACCTACAAGCATGTAAACATGTATACCTGGATGACCTCTAGACCAAAATCTGAATTTTCCTCCAGGTTCGGTACCCTCCTTCCTAGCAATGGCATCCTCCTCTGTGCAAAATTAATAGTAAGGAATGTTCAACAAAAACCCAAAAAAAACATAAAACATGCTAAGAAATCAAGAAGTTTTGAAAGATGAATACTTCAATTTCAACAAATCGCACtcatataaaattaaaagaaCTAATTGCCACACGAAGCAATAAGTTTTGTTTTCCAAGAGCTAATTCCTAGGATGCTAAAAAAAGAAAGCTTTTTGAGAAAACATTGGGGTTACGTGAGTAAAGATGCGATTTTGATGCTGTCGGTTCGTGACTTTTAAAGATGAACGCTATTTCAGAGCGTTTGACTTCAGGAAGCTCAGAGATTTGCTTCTGGGTACTGGAATTTTACCACAATTAGCTACGAGATAAAATTAGTTTCCAGGGAATCCAAAATTTCTCACCAAATCCACCAAAATGAAAATCCAACACCAAAATGGAGGCAAATAGCGGGCAAGAGAAGATCAACTTTGCTTACAGAGTTcaagaagaagagttctttggGAGATCTTGGAGTAGAAACCAGACGAGAAGAGCGAAGCGGAAAGCTTCTCGTTCTGAGCCGATAGGAGCTCTTAGGGACGGCTAGCGCTTGGGATAGAGGTCtccaagggagagagagagaagccatGGGCGTCGAGGGATTCGCGGGAGAAGGTCTCAGAGTGGAGCATGGGAGAAAGATTAGTCTACGGAAGCAGAGCCGTTGCTGCTTTCGCTCGCTGTGGATAAGCGGAAAGTacgaattaattattaaaatagcGAGGAACCGTTACCACGCGAACCAGGGAGAGTGATGGAGGCCGGTGATCGCGGAGCATCTATAGCCGCTCAAAACCACTTTCAGGTCCGGCACACGAGGCCCACTGCTAACTCATGGAGGGCGCTGGGCATCCCCCACCCGTTACCTCCCCCTTCCACCGTCCTATTTGGCAATATCttatttgattgataattttttttttatcataatatatattatcataatatatatatatatatatcaaaatattatccgaaataaaatcatcttataataaaACGATTTTGTATGTTGACTCATCATTTTTCATGACATGTGGATTGTGGAGTCAGCAACAGTGACCCACCTTACCAAAAAAATACACTTCTCTACTAAATTCCTCCTTTCCATCTCTCCATTACTTAGGAAAAAAAATGCTAAACCCTTCTCTCACTCTATAATTGATTCTCGATCCCCGCTGTCCCACCCTGCATGCCCCTCAACTTTCCTCTCAATCCCCGATATGAGAACCCccgctttctctctctctcgatctccGACGCAAGAATTGAAGAATTTCTAGAAAATCTCATCTTCTAGATGtgcatgcaaaaatttaaaaactaacaGCGAAAAAATTTCAGCCTTAGattaaaacttttttaatttatcatgcacgcaatagatctaatctattgataTCCTAAAATCTATTACATGCAAGATTAAGatgctgaaaataaaaaaaaaatagatttagattagataaATACCTTCTTTGCAGAGCGAGATTCCTGCAGAGCCATAtacgtatccgatctctatgggtatccacacgaagtcttcgATCCGATCAGAAGCCTTTATTTTTATTgaggtgctagcttccttgcagaagATGTCTCCTTGATGGCTGATTGAAGACCCTCTTCAACTCTCTAAGACCCTCTCAAAGAataaggagaagaggaggagaaaaacAGGAGGCAGAGGAGGAATAAGAAAACTAGAAGAGGAGAGaacgtttctttctttttctctctctctctaaaacctCATGCCCCAAGCTTATTCACACCCAAAACCTAATGCCCAAGGTGGGATTTCAAATGCTCTCCCACGTCTATATGACCCCTTATTTATATATGGCCTCCAAAGGTTAAAGGGTTTAGAGTTTGATTGGATTTGTTAAGATGAAACCCAATCAAATTGGGAGTCAtgttttgatccaatcaaaattagattaaatcagatttaatctcaaCCAAAAATAGATATAAGAGGGGTGGCGTGGATGTGCTTGGACTGGTCAAACCACACGTCAAATTAGATTTGACGTTGGGCTTAGGTGGTGCAAGGAGAGAAGTGGCACCAAGGAGAAATCTTAGTCCAATTAGGATTTATTTGTttgctgatttaaatctaatttaaattttatttaattctaatcaaattagaattagttagcaaataaattaaattaatttctaatctaattagaaacttaattaaatttgaattaaatcctaatctgattaggaaattgattcaatcaagttctagtcaaactaggaattgatctccttatgtaattgagttatctcataatccaattagacttgatctaatcaaatccaaatcaaaccaaattgaatttaattcaattagatctgatttaaaccccatagctcaatcaaattgagccagacAGCAATCCAATTAccaattgatcctcctacaattcactaacacttagcgaattagttaatgcaacttttgtattatcaatcatatagataattaatttttattatgattcataatcataattcaatcatctgatcggataaagacctcttttgtgtgtgatcccataggttctattctgtctggtagtgagatatattatgatcctcatcactatatcatcgaaactccttttaatggattggaatatttccaACTTTATCCATCAAAAATCACCGATCATCAGGATAATGCTCGATGAGTCTTACTatccatcaatgatacctagtAGATGTAGTGATCATCCAGCAAAATGGAATATTGAacctttaggtacagttatcatatagTTCGAATCCTCTGTCGTGAATCCTGACAAGATGCAGGTCAAGCATAACTCGTCAAATCCATTCATCCGTAATATGCCAGATTCAATCAACTTGAGTCCATGTGAaaccttatgaaaactctttctatCATTCACCTATCATGGTCATGGATTTTAGGATTCAATCTTATGAACCGCATAAGACCTCTTTCTATCTACTAgaatcaatagatcccatcttggtgcacacCGTATTCTTACAATGGACCTCCTATTGTCAATATACACTGCGAGGTTTCGAATAGTTAGATAATCGAGTaattgtatagtcaaactacagcagtccCACTATGAACAATTAAAGCACCGCAaatcaaagaactatctacacaaCCACAACTTTGAATAAGTCAATGATGAGTGTGTAGTCATCCTAGtaacttctcatattggtcacgctcagtacccttgatctctatcaagcacctacactctcactccagtgtctctatactatagactcgagattCATCTATTCATGAAGGAAAGCGatctatgcactgatctatctaaaTCAGTCACCATCCCCATAACGATCCATCGATCGGGAGTATTCAGGAATTAACTACTAATGtcacatgtcttaaattctcaacttctGAGAATACGTGTCATCATCATCTGTTAATTCctcggatgattcatggacacaatttAAACacaacataaataaaaaataatctaaatttatttattttaaaaatttaattataaaaattatactcctaaaatatatacatatgtcagccaatctggcttctagggtatacatctaacaaactcctacttgacctaaagccaattgaacatatacctaagccccatcttctcaagacgaGCTTCAGTTTTCTGTTGGCTTAGCGGCTTGGTCAACGGATCAGCCACATTCTTTGTGGAGTTGACTCTTTACACCTCGACAAACTTTTTCTTGAGGCATTTGTGAATCAGATAAAATTATCCCTCCATgttcttggacttctggtgagacctcagTTCTTTAACTAatgctatggcaccattgttatTGCAAAAAAGTGGAATGGCATATGATGGCATTACACCTAGCTCCACAACAAACTTTTTGAATCAGAATCCTTTCTTTGCAGCCTCTGATGCGGCGATATAttttgcctccatggtggaatctataAAGATcagttacttgaaactcttccaactaaccacACCACTATTACATAAGAATACAAAACatgatatagattttctatcatcaatgtcagacatgaagtttgagtTTGTGTATCCCTGTACCCATTAGTCTCATTCTCTAAACATCAAGAAGAGatctttaatccttctcaagtatttaaggatattttttacaaaaattcaGTGCTCCTCACCTAGATTTAATTGATATTTACTTGTGACACTTACAGTAAGAGcgatatcaggtcgagtacatagcatagcgtatatgaggctctctatagcAAAAGtataagaaatcttactcatacgctgtatctcctcaggtgtgctaagatatatctttttggagagatgaactccATGCCTGAAAGATAACATATCCCTCTTGGAGTTCTCcacgttgaaccacttcaacactttctctatgtacaactgCTGTGACAAACCTagcatttttttaaatctatctctatagacctatattttcagaatataggatgcttgtccaagatctttcatggagaactctttagacaaccaaaCTTTCACAGTCATCAtgaaaatgtcattcccaattaggaggatgtcatccacgtacaatacgaggaatgtgacagtcctcccactgactttcttGAACATGCACAGTTTTTCCTTATTCTTGATAAAACTAAATGCTTTGAttgcatcattaaaatgagtactCTAACTCTGAGATatttgctttagtccataaatggacctttacagcttgcagaccttgtgatctccatcattggATATAAAAtctaaaggctgctccatatagatatttttcttaagatattcattcaaaaatgtagttttcacatccatctgccaaatctcatagtcatgagctgctgcaatagcaagcagtgtTCGAATGGACTTTAGCATGGCAACTAGTGAGAAAgtctcctgatagtcaatgtctttgCACTGACTATAATTTTTAGCCATAAGCCTGGCTTTAaaagtctccacctttctatccaagccaatctttctcttaaagatctatttacatccaatagaaaCTATTCCTACTAGTGGATCTGCTAAGGTCCAGACATGGTTGGTatgcattgagtcaatctctgacttcatcgcttccaatcatttcttgaagtcgatgtctgatatcgcctcatcataaatTTTAGGATCATCAATATGATCCACATCAtccacgagaaatattttctctacatcctcttccagcatatccatgtatctttcaagaggatgtgAGATCCTAgtggatctatgaggtggaatgggttccttaggttctatgactcgctgctcttcagagacactctcttcggaCTGAATTTTTCtctcactgcctccatcttggatcatttttttttcaagaatatggtaTGCCGtcttacaatcacattatgatcctataGAAGGTAAAAATGGTGTCTTAAagactcttttgggtatcctatgaaatgagctctcatagatctaGTCTCTAACTTATCTGCCTATTGTCGTTTCATATGGGTCAGACATCTCCAAATTTTGAGGTGACCAAAATTTGACTTCTTATCATACCatgtctcatatggtgtggtaaaaatagatttaaagaaaatctaattaattaagcAATTGgctgttaacaaggcatgtcctcaAAGAAATGGAgagagatcagtgaagctcattatggattaaatcatatctaatagagtccgatttcttcattctgaaattttattgagctgagccattccagatagagtccattgagagactatgccgttattTTTGAGATAACTAAAAAATTCACCActcaagtattcttctcctcgatctgatcgaagaaccttaagtgattttttagtttgcttctctacctcagatctgaattctttaaacctttcaaaggtttcaaatttgtgtctcataagaaatatatatccataccataaaaaatcatcagtaaagatgatgaagtagaaataatcTCCTCTGGTTGGCACATCTAATGGGCcgtatacatcaatatatatcagagcaagtatcTCAGCGATCTTTTTTCGTATCTTACAAagggtagcttgatcattttttcttgaaaacagGATTCATAGACTGAAAATGACTCATCCGAGAATAAGTCTAAAAGACTATCTTTCTCCAGTCTATTTATCCTTTCTTCTtcaatatgatctagcctaaggtgccacatgtACTTTAGATTAATCTCTTctttagatctcttagatccaacggCACTCATTGTTTGCTCGGATAGATTAACTGATTGATCTGCATCGacatacaaatgatagagactgttaattaAGTGACCACGTCCAaccaatttattttcaaaataaatggtacAATGATCCTTTTTGAAACTGATTTCATAGTCATCCTGTGCTAGgcttgaaacaaaaatcaaatttctactagcaGCAGGTAtacaataacaatcttttaattttagataaaaattaaacaATCGTCAAAGAGAATAGGTTCCTACAGCCAcaacagtaatttttgctccgtTGCCTACTCATAGGGTCATCTCTCATAGCCTCAACCTTCTACATTTCTTATGACTCTGTATGAAAGTGCATAGGTATACAttagaactagagtctataaCCCAACTGgttgtagaagaaatcgtaaggttagtctCAATCACGAGCAGGTCCAATATACTTATTAAAGGTatatcccttgaacttttcaaggtctctATCGGTATTTTCTGATCTAAAACACAATCTAGCTTCTCAAAACTCAAAATATCTTTCAAGTTCCTTAGCCAATCCTTACAGTTGGAACCTGACAATTAGTTATACTCGAAGAAGCGGGCAAATTATTTAGAGATAGATAATTTTTCTACAAAGAAAAGAAGCTTCTAGTTAGACTTTTCTAATTGATTTAgtttgttttaaaaaatttattttaaaaataataaacttAGCTCCTATTATTTTTTTGGGTCCCAACACTCCTTTTATTGGAAAGCAAAAAACTCTTCACGAGTTAAGGTTCCTAGTGGATACTGTGGTCCTATCGATTGACATGCTACCTCACCTAATAGTAATTGATAAATATGTCAATCAATaggtggacaactctttgtccaatATTTTTCAAGCAAATTATAGTAGACCTAGTCTCTTGATCCTGAAATCTGATCTGACAGTTATTGATCTCATTttctagttaagtcagacctaccattgagcacgagtgaagccatcattgagaccctcacctgatagttattgggcccaacctcatctcCACCCCGCAGCATTTCATGTCtatagagtggttgcttctctCCTAATGTAAGTGAACCATTGTATCCAGTCGAGATAGTCAACATAGGAGAGGGCACGGCATTCTATAATAATGGAAGACCCCTCGACTTAATGTtattgagaaaattttattttaggtcTCTTAAATCCTAAttagtcataactgttatgactaaccttaagggcatgggctagctcgaatcacCAAGCAACCACATCAAGACTAATCAACTAAACTGACCAAAAAAGTGTAATATTggtggggtccccctgttgctttccttagacaccaataaattgatcagatcagcgaacagaactaattaaataactatctctcTTTAGGTCAAGCCAAACCACTTTTCTTAAACATCAATAGATAAATCAatttcaaataggttagcttgTGTAACTCAAGCTTGAGCCACTGAGCCAAATCAGATTTTTGAGTTAATCGATCCAACATATCGCTATTAATCGATATGACTAATCTACAACTATTGGATTAATCTCAAGCACTTTTGagctaatcctaatcaactcttgattggaTTGGATCAACCACTCATCTCGATTGAGCCCCATGATGTACTAATCGATCATCTAAAAATAATCGAATCACTAGATCTAATTGAACTATCCAAACCCAAGCCTATTATTTTATGCTTAAaattaagatcttaaattctcaattttagattcttaatactcaattttagatctttaattcataatttgagacttttaattaagtgcattatgaataTAAGATAGTTTAGATATCGAAACTactttcatatctaaatatttaattatatatctcatacataaccACATAAATTCTAAATTTATGTTTAGATCCTAAATGATTttggattttagatttttaatttaaaagacCTCATCTCACATCATCTTGGGATAACCATACAACATAATCTCCATTATATCAAGACAACTTTATGTCAGAATGATTTCGATTAACCCAACCaattaagatctaatctaaaataggtttgatcaattatacatctcatatatatttagatctaattacatacatctcttatattttagatctaacaaattacatctacacatatcacatatacatatcatttatacatctcatgtataaataagatctaatcaTGTACATCTCATGTAacatagatctaaatatgatcatattgtaacttacatctcatgtatcacatAAGCATCAGATTTTAATCTTATACAtcacaaaaatcagatctaaaaattctgattaacACGTTATCAAATAATGTTCAACGATCGCTCTAGAACAAACTTTGATCAGAATAATCTTGAACTTtaactagaaatttttagatctattaaatctgattttcaaatcctgatcTAATACATGTGAAATGACCTAGTCTCTGATA is a genomic window containing:
- the LOC105054651 gene encoding tetratricopeptide repeat domain-containing protein PYG7, chloroplastic isoform X1, whose protein sequence is MASLSLPWRPLSQALAVPKSSYRLRTRSFPLRSSRLVSTPRSPKELFFLNSRRMPLLGRRVPNLEENSDFGLEVIQMLDGEEETRSLISKSQERLLKFAQFNKDMKTENHVFQLCTLLCGITSWLSFAQVAQSSEGARMNIVYEIGELFELGIQLFYLLILLGLLGIGTFFVIRQVLVRRELDLSAKELQEQVRSGDATATEYFELGAVMLRRKFYPAAVKYLQQAIEKWDRDDQDLAQVYNALGVSYVRENKLDKGIAQFEKAVKLQPGYVTAWNNLGDAYEKKKDLRSALKAFEEVLLFDPNNKVARPRRDALRDRVKLYKGVPLKSEER